In Aedes albopictus strain Foshan chromosome 3, AalbF5, whole genome shotgun sequence, the genomic window CCAAGAGGATCGAAAAGAGTGGCTATCAACGATAGAATTCGTCGTTTTGTGAGTGAAACGTCAGCCTCCAGCGATGGAATCTCGAATTGAAACCGGAGTGTATCAGTTATGGGCATCCAAGTCAATCCCAGAGTCTTAACGAATTGGTCAGGGTTAAGATCTACTCCAGTGGTATCCGGTATTGCCAGATTCTCCGTGGGTACGCCCTCCAAAACTGCAGGAAAGTTACAGGACCACTTCCTTAGTTTGAAGCCACCGCAGTCCATCATCTCCGTCAGTTGGGTTCTTAGACAAGTGGCAGTACTAACGTCGTCCGTTCCGGTGATGACGTCATCCATGTAAACGTCTTCACGAATTGCTCTTGCCGCGAGCGGAAAATTGGTTTCTTCATCAGCTGCCAATTGTTGAAGAGTCCGGGTTGCCAAAAAGGGTGCAGGCTTCGTTCCATACGTTACGGTATTCAGCTCAAACACCGTAACTTCCTTATCAGGTGAAAACCGGTAAAGGATAGATTGTAACGGTCTGTCCTCTGGTGTAGTGAGTATCTgtcggaacattttctcgacgtcCGATACGAGAAGAATCTGTTTCGTCCGACTCCGCAGGATTATGGACCTCAAATCTTCCTGCACTACTGGCCCTACCAGAAGTGCATCATTCAAGGACACTCCGGATGACGTTTTGCAGGAAGCGTCAAAAACAACTCTGACCTTAGTGGTGGTACTGGCTTCCTTGACCACCGGATGATGAGGTAGGTAACAccgttttagggattcctcatcGGTACCTTCGATCTTCCGCATGTGTCCCAACTGTAGGTACTCTTCCATGAAAGCGACGTACTGCTTTCGCAAGTTCTCGTCTCTAGCCAATCTTCGTTCCGTTCCTAGCAGACGCCGGTAGGCGATTTCCCGTGATTCGCCCAGATTTGGAAGGATATCTGCATTTTTGGGTAAGGGAACTGTGTATCGACCGTCTGAACTTCGTTGGACTCCTCGTTGAAACATATCTTCGCACAATTTCTCCTCCGGTGAATAggaattttggaattcctcctcttCGCAGGACCAGAAACGTTCCATCAACCTTTCTAGCTCCGTGGTTGCTGAGAAATGGCAGTTGACTTGTTGGGATTTGTTGGGAGAAGAGTAGCCACCGCAGACTACCCATCCGAATACCGATTCCGTGAGGGTTGGTAGATGATTTCCGATAGAAAGCCTCCGCCCAGTTTCGAAGAACTCGAAAAAAGCTTCGATACCGAGGACCAAATCGACTTCTTTGGATTGGAAGAATGCTGGGTCCGCCAGCTGGATTCCGTCTGGTAGATTCCACCCTTTCGTGTTGATGGAAGCCGTGGGAAGGTTCGTGGTCACCTTGGGTAATACCAGGAATGTCATTTCTCGCGAGAAGTCCGAAACCCGCGAGCGCAGAACCATTTGGATTGAGTGTTTAACCTTCGCTACTCCTTGTCCTATgccgaggaccgaaacgtcgaccTTTTTCCTGGAGACCTTCATCCGCTGGGATAGTCGTTCAGATACGAAATTGCTTTCTGATCCGGAATCCAAAAGAGCTCGAGCGTTGAACCTAACACCAATGTCATCCTCGACAGCAACTACCGCTGTTGCAAGCAGGATTCTTGATGATACCTGAGCAACGTTACATGCCGAAACGTCTGTGGCCGCCACGTTGGCCACTTGGGTAGAATTGGAGCTTGTGGATCCATGTGAAACCTGGGAATTCGTTGGTTGGTTGCCCCCAGCAACCGCCGTCGTGACGTTATTGTCCTTCTCCGCTCTGAAACATATCAGAGTATGGTGTCGCTTCTTGCAGATCCGACAAGAGAACTTTGATAGGCAATCCTTCGCCTGGTGCCCAGATCGGAAGCAGTTTCTGCAAAGTCCTTTGGATTTCAGCAACGAGTCCCTGTCCGCCACGGATAATTGTAGGAATGCGGAACATTGGTATAGAAGATGGCTATCCTTGCAAGCCATACATCTTCCTGGGTTCGGTTGAACCGAGTTGTAGCTCGTTTTCACTGTCGGTAACTTAGGTTTGGATGAAGGTAATGGAGGATGGGACCTGGGTTCCGCCGGCCTTGGCGGAAGCGATTCTAGAACTTGAAttcgtttccgaaggaattcggtTAGGTCCTCTAGTGAATCTTGTTCCTTAGTAGCCGCACATTCTTCCCATGCGCGGCGGGTATATGGGTCCAGGCGCATAGTTAGTAGATTCACTAGCAACAAGTTCTTATAGTCCGCCGGATCCACGATTTGATCGAGCGTTTGGACGATCTGATCGAAACCTTCCACTAGAGTTCGCAACTCGGATATGGATTCCTTGGAGAGGGTCGGAAGCTTGAACAAAGCTTGAACTTGCTTCTTCTTCAGCAACTTGTTGTTGTTGTATCGCTTACACAAGGTGTCCCAAGCGATCTGATAATTGGCCTTGGTAATCTTCAGTGAATCGACCATACTTTTCGGTTCACCTTGAAGACATCCTTTCAAGTAATGGAATTTCTCCACCTCTGGCAAATCGGTTCTCCAGTGAATCAATGAggtgaacaaatccctgaagctCAACCGTTCATCGATTTCCCCGCTGAACGTTTGCAGCTTGATCTGCGGTAAACGAACGTGATCGAGAACACCCAGCATAGACGGTTCACGAACGGATTGTTCCAAATCGGACGGCTCATGCAGTTCCTTAACCTTATCCTTCAAAAAGGACTTCCCTTCATAGTACCGTTCGCTTATTTTCACCCGCAGTTTCTCGAAATACTTCTCCTCGTCTTCAAAATCTTCATGCGATTTCAGTTCTACTAAAGCATCACTGAATTTTTCCCATAACTCATCAATTTTCTCCAAACGAACTTCAACTTGTGAAGCTGTAGTCTGGTCATCAAACTTCTGGATGAAAGATGCAATATCGTCAAAGGAAAGCGTTACATCTTCCAACTGCATCGTCAGCTGCCGCAGAGATGCTCCTTTCCTTGTAGTGGGTGCCATATTGTGACGTCAATGGAGTGATACAGGAAGAAATTATGTAATATTCCGCGTGTCGACTTGCTTCGGCGGACATATACTGTCCAAATTCACTGACCTGACAGAACAGGTAACTGTTCTAAGAATCCAATTTAATCAACACGCTTCGATATTCCGATGACGTCACATCAGTTTTGGAACGGTAACAGCTCAATTCCAGTTGGGGTTCAGAGAAGAGGAGAAAGCAGGGTGTAATATCCGGAGAACCTTGGCTTCGGCCGGGCATATACTGCGGCAACCTACCTGGAGGTACCTACAGCGGCACCAATCCCGGATTCCGATACTTCTGACCAAATGCGGCAAAGCTCAGCGATTGATCGTCAATTACTGGAGGACTTACAACTCCACAAAACCAGATCCAAGAGACGAGAATGCTTGATGGATTTACTTCCAGCAGACTTGCTCTAACGAGCAGTTCTCGAGGGCTTGCGTGGCAGTAAATGAAGAGGATTCAcagaaaattcattcaaaatggtGTATTATCTGTACGCCTAGCTTCGGCAGTGCAGTACATATACTAAAGTTCACTCACCAAGAAGGGAGGAGGATGGCGCTCCCTCTTCCTAACTGTCCACCACAAGCGTCGACTAGTATCCGCTACCAGCCCTGTGCAGCCCATCCACGGGCAGCGTATAACGAATGATCCGGTACGGCCTCCAATGGTTCACGGTTGACGACGGTTGTCGCTTGCATCCATGCAACGAGTCCAACAGCATGCATCGAAAAGTGGTGTTAGTAACTTGCAAGCATTGCTTCGGCTAGACATACACCGAACTAATGAGTAATTACCTGAGAGACCAGATACTCCGGCCGGTTTGGTGCTCCAGCGCAAAGCAGTTCCTTCGAAATGTCCTATTCGTCAGGTAGCCCAAGTAGTTCCTCAGGTCCGATCGCAATTCACCGACGGTCGTTTAACCATCAAACGACCACCGCTCCAGCTTCCCGGTTTGCAACAGCCTAAGTGCAATGGTTGAATTGGTGCAATGTAATTGCACAAAGCCGACGTCACTCCTTTATCCCGTGCGAAAGGTGTTGCTCGACAATAACTTGGCTCTGATGGCGGTTCCTCAATTGTATCCTGACTTCGATGCCGATTTACCACCGACACGATGGCGACATCCTCGCGTTGCTGTACCGTAGCAACAATGGTGGTTTTCCGTCCAACTGGTCCCCGGGTTTggcatccggttcgaaggaccaaaatgttggATAATCGGCCTTACTTACTTCCTTCGATCAGCGGAGTTTTCCTACCGACTCCAACACTGATAGGACCGGTTGGGTGATGATGCCGTTTGCGTAGTACTTGGTTGCCTGGATAAATCCGGTAGAAGTGTGCGGTTTTCAGCATGCGGGATTTGGGGGTTCCTTGGTCCTCGATATTCCTTGCAgacacattacacaatacacattaCATCTTCGTCAAAGGAACAACACTTTATTTGTATAAAAACGCGACACTCAAAATACTACATTTATTGCAAACTTAATATCTAAACATAAAGAGGGACTACATTAAGGGTTGAAGTGTACCCGGCGGCGATCGGACAGTTACTGGTAACCTGCTCTCAAGTCGATCATCAGTTGACCACCGGTCATCTCTTCGCAGGGATCCATGTAGAGATTCTCCAACACCTTCGGCTATCCATCGGGCTTTAGATTGGTTTCGCAGCTCTGTTTTGCTCCTCTCATCATTCGATTTACTCGCACGATTCTTACTATGAGGCTACCTGCTTCTGGCTCGTATACGGTGGATAGAACAATGTCCAGGCCGGCGGTAGTGATAAACAAAGCTGCTGCTATTACGTGGGTCATCGTCATCTATCGTCAGCCACAAACGGACAGCAAGAGAAGTCCAATATTGCAGGTCAGGGTTGTAGCCTTAGGGGTGATCTCCGTACACCAGGCTCGATTATCCAAAATGTAcgaagttgaaattttgacttattAATACAATATTGGTTTTAAGCAAGTCAACACTTTACCTTTATATAGCCagatatattatcaatccagacgaaatcggaatttggtgcaAGCATCAGACTcacgaagagaaaaatcgaagttcgctcgcaccaaattccggatTTCAaatggattgataatatgttcgcgAAGCTTCAGAACgaaactcaggataatcgagttcaaattttgtatgtgaaaatgtattcttacagACTTGTCTGTTTTTAATCCATAAAAcaaaggggttgtcgcgatgattgttaagctcaaactgaaaatacaaattttatGTATTATacacaatcaagttatcaagttttcaaacctcacatggcagGGAaagcaagggcccatatagccgaggcggtgaacgcacgggtattcagcatgaccatgctgagggtgacgggttcgattcccggtctgtccaggatcttttcgtaaaggaaatttccttgacttccttgggcatagagtatcttcgtgcctgccacacgatatacgcatgcaaaatggtcattggcagaggaagctctcagttaataactgtggaagtgctcatagaacactaagctgagaagcaggctttgtcccaatgaggacgttacgccaacaagaagaagaagatggcagggaaagtgttaaatcagtacaacgaatcggattttcaaaaacaaaaactttcttcaaaataggtatagcgcgtttaaatttgcgGGCTATTTTTTCCCACGATGCAGTATATTATTTGTACTAAGAAATTTGAGGGTGGATCGATATTtcctttcacaaaaaaaaaaaacaaaacatcctGGAGGCCTCTGAAACTGGCAccctctaggcaccccctaggaaaaaatcctagacacGCCAATGGACGATGGACAAGGTAGACTAATGCAACAGCAGCAAACACTGAAAGTGTTTTCAGACTTGCACTAGTAATACGTTTCGGTTCGCACAGGTGGTAGGTTTCTCAGGAACTGAgaagggtttcgaactacttgggcatccgcgtcaattcccgccaccattttccaaacgcacttccgtaggtatTTATCTCCCGCAAAATTTCCGCAATGAGATCCACAATCAATAacctacacgttcactctgaagccgtacaagtgctcaaaacaacttttacacgcagacgggtgcacttccttagcacaaagatgggtgccgaagtgatttcccatttcatTTTGTTGGAAATTCGCCATTGGTGAcgagaattggcgctggactaggtgcagtaaactcgttcaagatcaactttccggcagaaaatcttcacagcaatcactgttaacaatatGTTCACACAATAAGGtttcttaggggctgttcataaaccacgtagaccaaaatttggccatctcagaccgccccccccctcccccctcgtagacttttgtccatacaaaaattttggaatttgtatggagcgtagactttggccagaccccccccccctcccccccaaaaagtctaagTGGTTAATGAACGGCCCCTTATTCAGAtagaagaagtggacgaaaacggtcgtttcgttgtgaatttaggtattgtacaattttgtttacctgtagagATGAGAATGGAGTCAAAAACCCTATGTATTTCGAGATGGAGCTTCGTATGTATAAGGCACACTGTTTTAGCATTAGTTCTAAGGTGTTGGTTAGATACAAGATAGTTCAATACAATAGAGATAGGAAGTCAAGGCCAAAGCAACTTTCTATTAACAGGATCACGGGGCAAATTATAATGTGTTCTTAACTGAGGGTAActcaaaaattattttttattgaGTGATATTTAACAGAAcaattgcaggaatttcttcaggagccacTGAATACCTCAAGGCATACCTAGAGAAACtcatggagcaatttccgaaggattttttaaaggagaatggagaattttatgaaaaacaaatccatggaagaaatcccttgataaaattccttaagaaattctgcaGAATACTGTGAAAAATTTTGGTGATAATACtatgaggaacttctagaaaaaaaaactgaaggaacccgaaaaatctctttagaaatttcctaggaaatatttctggagtaatttctgaagccatgaaaaaatcctcgagatatccttggaggaaatgctacagaaatttttggggaactccagaaagaatcttttttttttgcattttcgaaGGTatctccgtagaaattcctgctagaatcactgaagcgCTCCGAGCAATACCTGGCGGTAAGCTGGAAGATGGAGTTGCGTAAACTACGAATTGTatcaagtatataaagagatggccACAGTGAAGCGAATGAAGCAcgacaggctgcggtgggcttggCACGTAGCTCATATGCTGGAGAAACGACAAACTTAAATCATACCTATTTATCAGAGAACCTGAAAGGAGCCATCGGTTTTAGTTAGGCCACGCCACGTTgattttttgcagttgaggaggacctaaggattcTAAGCGTGAAACGCGACTGGAAGCGTTTGGCCCAGGGCCGAGACCAATGGAAGCGATTGCTTCATTCTGCGTAGAGTCGCCGCTACAACTTTTAACACTTGACACACTGATTGGATAGTTTATTTGATTGTGTCATTTTGGTTTCACTCGAGCAAACAGTTGGAGTCAGTGAAAAGCATTAAATAATCCACCAAAGCGAAAAACACCCAGTAAATCTGCCTAATTTTACATACATTACCACGTTTGTTTGAATTAGTCACGCCTAATAAAAAAGCAACACCTTCCAATAATGACTTCCTAGTTTCCTAATAATTACCTTTCGTGCCCACTTTAAGTCATAATTTGAATTTCATGCTCGTGAAAATGTCAGCTCGCATCAAGACTTTTTCAATTAAAAATTCAATTAAATGCCTCCCGTTTTCGCAGCTTCCGCTTCCACCTGATACCGGTGGTGCGGTCGCACATTCGTGTGCACGCTGTACCTTCGTCAACACAAAGTTGCAATTTGCTCCTGTTTCTCCTTTTCAATTTTACACCAAATCCCACGCCGCCACCGCACCCGCTCATCCAAGCAGCAGCCCCGACATCGGCCGGTGTTTGTGAACATGCTTTTAATTGCCAACTAATCCTCTTAAGGTGGCCGAAACTTTTTCCTTAACGCTTTAGTGGTCCGTCGACTATTTGGCACACTGTGGCCACCCTCCATCAAACACCAAAGCCACCGACGGTTTTCCCATTTTCGTTTCCGCTCTGCTGCTGGGGACAGGACCTGCTAATTAGCATACGGAAACATGGAAACTCGTTTTGCACAAGTTTGAAACGGTTTCTGTAGTGGCAGCTAGGGGTCCTCAGACGACGACGGTTAGttcgagtgttttttttttctccacaaCTATGTAACTAAATGCAAAATGTTGTTTCGAAAAGATTTCCTTTCATGACCAGTTTTATAACTGGGATTGAAACAGCATTTATTCAAAGGAACTCGTTCATGGTCCAAACTCGAGCAGCAGTGCCGCTTGGTGTTGACGAGAATAGCTTTTCTTCCGCTCCGTTGGTATTAACGGTAATCCCCGAAGGGAGGCTATTCTTCGGGGTTGAAGGCTCATTAAATCAATAGACAGACAAGTGGTTACACATTTGTTTTCCGCTCGTTTGAATATATTGTCCAGAAGAAGGACCAGACCGTGGGAAAGGCCACACACTCGAGTCGTTTGTTCTGGCATACAAACTTCTAAAGGGGATACACCGGAAAGGTTTCCAAAATGTGCTTGTTTAAAGAATGTTGGCCAGAAGGTTTCTACAATCTTTGGCTCATCATGATCCAGATAATATCAGTAAATCCTTGCTGAATACTTAATTATTTTATTCAACAACAattaaacttaaaaaaataatGAACTGAGACAGCTTTTCAGAGATCCTGTCAGGTATTTTTCCTGCAGATTCTTCAAGGTttcatttgagaatttttcaggaatgcttccacGATTTCCTCCTAAACTATTCCGTTTGGGGAAAattcgagcgtctgttctccagaaggagcggCTCCAGAAGGAGCGGCGTATGATCTCTGagttaggggtggctgatcaacgtccgagtaccAGAGAAGAACTCTaaactcaactgtgcactatggtcctccggaaagtagaaggttggtgtcaggccctacgagccagccgtaaaaaatcaTTGCAACGAAAAATCAACAACAGTACAATACGAACCGAGAAAATGGCAACGACCCTCAGCAGACGAAAAGGGGAGCagaccgttaggccgaaagggtcgttaggccgaatagtcGACAGGAACACCTGGTAGCGAGCTGGGGGTAGAATATTTGAGAGTAATGCTACAATATAAGAGGAGTTATGAAGTCAATTAAAGAAATCGTGAGAGAAGATAATCGCAAAATAAAGTTCCAACTTAGAGAGGATTGTTGAAGGACCAATATATACAATATCTAAACTGATTGTCGACAACAAAATCTAATGTTCGAAAAGGAGCTCTATAAGTGTCATTACCATCATGCATCATACCATCATCTAGTATTGggaaaatctggctgagacatcgatttttgtgaatcgattcgaatcggatcagcagaatcgattcaccgatttaatcgaatgctttgaatcgatgttttcacatcgattcgatattataaaatattaccaaACTatgaaatgattcgtttgctgcatgtagttcaagttcatggcatgttttatttgtctaaataaattaaatatcaaaatttgagattgcacaccAAACACTTTGCGAATCTGATTTGAGaatggatataacgttgagacaatgcattctgaaaaaaaaatttttgaatcgaaagacaaATCCTGAGATtctccagaactctgagaagtactCCCATAGAGTATTGGGATCAATTCCCGCAGACTGCTTAGAGAAATTTCCCaaaatctttaaagagactccttaAGAATTCTGGAAAAAGTTCCTCTTGAACTataagagagatttcttcagaatgcagaAAATACACCAGAATTCTAAGCGACATAATCTAGAAAAGTAAGCAAGACACTTCTGGTATATTGGTAGAAATTCTCACTGAATGTTATTGAGGATTTTCCTAGAGTCCTGAGAGAGGTTACTCCATATCTATAAGATGGGTTGACTCAGAGTcgcgagaggaattctcccagaatcctgtgggattctcccaaaatgttccagaatcctaagagggattataCCAGAATCCTAAAAtttattctcccagaatcctgatagggattccAAGAGTGGTTCTTCCAAATTCTTGCGATAAATttatctagaatactgagagagattcttaaaaaaaaagatgttcgGATTCCTAAGATAATTCCCTAAGAAACTTAAAATAAATGACCCTGAATCCtaaaaagggtagcttagaacacTAAGAaggattacaccagaatcctgagaaaggttccctcaaaatactgggcgagATTGCCAAataaacctgagatatactctcacagaattctgggagataggaccTCAGAATtgtgagaagaattcctccagaatccttttaagtttTCTCTCGGAGTTCCCAAAATATCCTGGGTGGAATCCATTAGAATGCTGAGattaattctgccagaatcccgaaaggtattcctcaGAATTTTACAAGTGATTCCCCAGCATTTTCATATGGATTAtaagacccaagcaacacacatgttataataaagttacgacagcgcaagttttggttgtatagaagtttattttacgtaatttcaacattgtgttgaaataacgtgaaataaacttatatacaaccaaaacttgcgctgctgtaacttttatataacatgtgtgttgcttggggaggggtaattccagattcttgagaaaaatatatcaagaaaaCTAAGAGATTTTTTCGAAAGGATtttccctggaagggattacgaaaacttctataaCGGACTTCCCCAGCATCATGAGAAAGATTCTCTGGAGTTCTGAGAGGTATTCTCATATAAAACAGAAAATTACCGCATATTCTTGAAAGACATTccctagaatctttgaaaggactctcctaaacttctgaaagggattgtcccagaactctaagagtgattcctctagcatACTTTAAACTATCACAACagaatctcaagaaaatttcCCCATAATCTtgacagggattttccctgattactaagaggaattctccaggaatcataaaaaaatatttatgggagcaggctgagaaggatttcttccgaaccctaagaggaatcacaaaatctatgcgagggattatcaaaaatccaaatttctctagagaattttgcccagaatctcgtgagagatttttcaataaataataattctgaaataaagtgccatcttgaaaaatatagccccacaatcccaatgatttctccagaatcatgagaaaaatttctcataatcttaagagaaatttccctagaatcctgaccgggatcaccccagaaagccgaattttcagagaatctgaggaagagtacccgcagaatacttagttATATTTCCCCAAAATtttaaaaggatcttacgcagaatcctgataAGGTGTGTGGGATTTCCACCAGACATGAATTCTTTcataatctttagaggaattcttctaaaatcctGAGGGATTCCCgagagaagtataaatgcaatccagtcacaggtttagttatttttaagcttcaatCAAATTATTAagcacaaaaatgtccgaaacgccaataaaagtgagtttttagatcattgaacacacaaaaatatttctattaaatAGGATTACATAAGATAATGCTAAAACCAAGGCTtaatggcgtgtttaggacatttttgtgttttacaatttgtttggagcttaaaaataactaaacaTGTGACtggattgcatttatacttctcatggttcactgggcagggcccatatagctgaggcggtaaacgcacgggtattcagcatgaccatgctgagggtgacgggttcgattcccggtcggtccaggatcttttcgtaaaggaaatttccttgacttccttgggcatagagtatcttcgtgcctgccacacgatatacacatgcaaaatggtcattggcagaggaagctctcagttaataactgtggaagtgctcatagaacactaagctgagaagcaggctttgtcccagtgaggacgttacgccaagaagaagagagaaGGAGgaggttcacttggcaacatacaacatgctaatatatctgcaaaaatgttgtagtaattcatacaaaatagtaaactttgaacgctaattaaaaataaatcatcaaatatcatgttggtgaaaaaaattacatgaaagcttatgtatttttaggtgatcgccgataaaaatacttgcccgaacttgcccgactgcaagaacgtcctttATACATTTTGTGTGATTTTCAGgaagtttctataaaaaaaaatcaatgcatattttgtttttgccaaaaaaatttctttgatatatgttttattttagtattttgcattacactgttcgacaaaaaaaaaaactttaccgtgatcagagaccccattagcagggcataaaagcgcatggaaaatgtagaaaaatgtcattctcaaatctgttggagcacccctagaaactttttgagatgagtttgaattttattcatttttgaaggtttgacacgagctttagaaatcatcataaacacttttgaaatacaatatctttgaaatgcaattttgtgaaccgctgaaattttcacagatctgagaagtaactttgataaataactagtcaaaatttcagcctattaaatacgacattccatttcattgatacatatccgggaataatcaaatatgacttatataatacaaatccttgaagttttctctaaattcaattacaaaaagcaagcccctatccttatctaatcattacaaaataactattttactttgatttgacttcgaaatgctacacttatgatctaaataattgaattcaatttttcgagaagaaaatccggtcgacttttcaaattactaacgtggtaagtctgtgtaaaaataaacataaaatctaatacatttatattttgcgatcagtacaaaaaaaacgtttccagtgtttttttgtgggttgtctatattcacttaatgtttctAAGAACCCcctagccataccaaggtggtaaaattgataactttattgaataaaacaaacctatttcattacaatgaattgaagctggcattgcgcagaaaaTATGGTTTAAGTTCatgactgttcaaaacaatacaaccctAACAAAATGCAAGCCTAAAATGAGAACattctccatttactattagtaataGTTGTTTTGAGTTAGTTTCAAAAATCTAATTGTGTatgttggggcattaccattgaagacacttttatgaaattaattgaatttgtcatgtagtaaaatatttccaatcttagtttcaagctcaataatgtcttccacgattgtaaaattgctttataagttccagcggcatagggtctggaaccatttaggCAGGATcaactattttgggcacttgtgtctatgactcagtcaatttagaaccgattgacttgatttttgaaacacgatcagata contains:
- the LOC134290337 gene encoding uncharacterized protein LOC134290337; protein product: MAPTTRKGASLRQLTMQLEDVTLSFDDIASFIQKFDDQTTASQVEVRLEKIDELWEKFSDALVELKSHEDFEDEEKYFEKLRVKISERYYEGKSFLKDKVKELHEPSDLEQSVREPSMLGVLDHVRLPQIKLQTFSGEIDERLSFRDLFTSLIHWRTDLPEVEKFHYLKGCLQGEPKSMVDSLKITKANYQIAWDTLCKRYNNNKLLKKKQVQALFKLPTLSKESISELRTLVEGFDQIVQTLDQIVDPADYKNLLLVNLLTMRLDPYTRRAWEECAATKEQDSLEDLTEFLRKRIQVLESLPPRPAEPRSHPPLPSSKPKLPTVKTSYNSVQPNPGRCMACKDSHLLYQCSAFLQLSVADRDSLLKSKGLCRNCFRSGHQAKDCLSKFSCRICKKRHHTLICFRAEKDNNVTTAVAGGNQPTNSQVSHGSTSSNSTQVANVAATDVSACNVAQVSSRILLATAVVAVEDDIGVRFNARALLDSGSESNFVSERLSQRMKVSRKKVDVSVLGIGQGVAKVKHSIQMVLRSRVSDFSREMTFLVLPKVTTNLPTASINTKGWNLPDGIQLADPAFFQSKEVDLVLGIEAFFEFFETGRRLSIGNHLPTLTESVFGWVVCGGYSSPNKSQQVNCHFSATTELERLMERFWSCEEEEFQNSYSPEEKLCEDMFQRGVQRSSDGRYTVPLPKNADILPNLGESREIAYRRLLGTERRLARDENLRKQYVAFMEEYLQLGHMRKIEGTDEESLKRCYLPHHPVVKEASTTTKVRVVFDASCKTSSGVSLNDALLVGPVVQEDLRSIILRSRTKQILLVSDVEKMFRQILTTPEDRPLQSILYRFSPDKEVTVFELNTVTYGTKPAPFLATRTLQQLAADEETNFPLAARAIREDVYMDDVITGTDDVSTATCLRTQLTEMMDCGGFKLRKWSCNFPAVLEGVPTENLAIPDTTGVDLNPDQFVKTLGLTWMPITDTLRFQFEIPSLEADVSLTKRRILSLIATLFDPLGLIDATTVAAKIFMQQLWTLQGENGKNLDWDQPVPLTFMGELPSSRVTVSRPFVKTGVDYFGPVYIRPAPRRTAVKAYVALFICMCTKAVHLELVSDLSTDRFLQALRRFVARRGRPQDIYSDNGTNFVGARNKLAELLKLLKDREHRDRVTAQLSEDGIQWHFNPPSAPHFGGLWEAAVRSAKTHLLRVVGENVVSPEDFSTLLAQVEACLNSRPLTPLSDDPDDLEPLTPAHFLVGSSLQAVSDIEVISIPSNRLNNYQIEQQAENAGNRTTCALSVFSWTRKVVAIGSNGDGRTVRRVAIRRRRDDTIRARVCLLLADLPAFNGKRGIPYSQKMHPHRTEAQQNDIPLSMDRSHDPPPSGGTESFL